Below is a window of Chloroflexota bacterium DNA.
CCGCCGGAAGCCTGGCTTGGCAGTCCTTGAGCGTTACCGAGTGTACGCATGGCGACCTTTAACTGTCCGCCACCGCCGGATTCGGCAGGCGCAGCAGCAGGCGCAGTTGTTGGTGCAGGAGCGCTAGTAGGCGCTGGGGCCGCGGCGGCAGGAGCCGCCGTTGCGGGAGCGGGCGCCACCGGTGCTGCGGGAGCGGCAACTTCCTCGGGCGCAGAACCGCATGCCACGGCGAAAAGTGCGGCTAAAGCGACGATGCTCAAAAGAAATAGGGGCTTGAGTTTCATTCTTTCATCCTCCCTGGTTGACCAAGAGAATCAGACACCAAATCAACGTCATAGATGGGGAAGCGTATATACGAATTGCGATTCTTGAATGTAACGCGCATATTAAAGCATCATGCAGTTCAATAGTCAATATGTCGTTGCCGAATTACGGAAGATAGCTGCAACCCGCATTTTTCATTCCTTCGGCTCTTCTATGGTCATAACCTGATTGGACTTAATGTCTTCGATGACTTGCGTTCTGCCGCTCGGCCAGAAAATTTTGATTTCTTCGACTTCATCATTGACGCCAAGCCCGAATTCGAGGTCGATACTGTCCATTGACAGGTAACTTGAACCGGCACGCGCTTCCTGCACCTGGGTGCGCCCGCCCGCAGTGAGATATACGCGCGCACCAATGCCGTCAGCATTGCTGCCCGTGCCGTCGATCGCCATGCGTCCTTTCAGCCGAAGCGTAATCCAGTGGTTCGCGTTGTGTCCGTTCAGCCAAACAAAGAGCGGTCCAGTCCTGGGCGCGGTGGCAGGCGGACCGCCGGGCAAACCGGGTATGTATATGTCACCGCTGCTGTTGGTGGCTATCAAGTCGACGAAACCGTCGCCGTTCAGGTCTCCGTGTGCCAGCCCCTTGCCATTCTCGTGCATCTGACGATCTATGCGCCTCGCCTTAAGCGCCTCCGGATTTGCGCGCGCCAAAGGGTCATCCGCCAGCCCTTCGTAGCTCACATGGGTTATGTCCAGCAGGCGGGCGCGAACCGTTATATCCTCGAACGCACCCGTGTTGTCACCACGCAGCATGCGCCCTGCCGCCGGGAAAATGTGGCCGTCGGGTCCTCCCCCTCTGCCCATCGTAGAACCGAACCAGTACAGGTCCTGATCGCCGTCGTTCTCGTAGTCGAAGAAGGTAGCGCCGAAGCCGAAGTCGTATGCGGCGATACCGGTTGGGATTTTATGATCGGGATGTATGGTTGACGGGTCCATAGATATAGGCGGAAACCAGGGGCTGGGCGCGACCATTGTCGAGTTTGCTACATCAACGAACCTTCCCTCGCCGCCGTTACTCAGTAGAAAGTGGGAGCATGTGCCGGTTGCGAATCTGCCGAAGTATTCGCAAGTGCCGCGCGGCACCTGTCTGGGCGGCTGTATCAGCGGGTGAAAGCCCACATTAGGAACGAACACATCGAGGTCAGTGTCGCCATCGATGTCACCTACAGCGAATCCCATCCACGCGCCAACCTTGTCTATGCCCAGGCTGCGAGCCATCGGTGTGAACCTGACTCCAGCGGTGTCGGAGTCGTTCCGGTACAAATGCAACCTGTCCGCGTCATTGGCAACCCATAAGTCTTGGTCGCCATCGTCGTCGAAATCGAAAAATAGCACTGCGTGAGTCTGTCCGGTCGGCTCGCCTACACGATTGCCCTGCGCGTCTATGGTTGCCGGGTTGTACCCCTCGTATGTATCTCCGGTCTCCGGATACCTGTAACTGACAGGGTTGCCGTCCGGATAACGCATCATTATCTGCGGACCGAGAACGCCCGCCGTCTCCGTTATGTCCTCGAATGTCAGGTCACCGTTGTTCAGAAACAGCGTGTTGTAGTGGCCGGGATGATTCAGGTCTTCGAAGTGTCGGAAGTCCTGGTCCATTAGGTTGCCAACGAATATGTCGAGCCAGCCGTCGTTGTTGACATCGGCGCAGGCTACGCTGGCGGCGGAGCGCGCGTTCACGGAGGCGCCGAACGCCGCGAAGGTGATGTCCGCGAAAGTGCCGTCCTTCATGTTCAGAAGCAGCGCGTCCAAGTTGCCCTGCTGCGGCGACCTGAAGCCGAGATCGTCCGCAGGGTTGCCCCACGAGCCGACATACAGGTCTTGAAATCCGTCGTTGTTGATGTCGCATGCGACCGTGCCGGTGCCGTGAGCGTCCTTAAGGGCTGCTCCTGCCGTTTCGCCGACATCGGTGAATGTCTCGTCGCCGTTGTTGCGGTAAAGGATGTTCGCGTGGCCGGCCATCTGGGTCACATAGAAGTCCATGTATCCGTCCCGGTTGTAGTCGAATATGACCACGCCGGGTCGGTCGTTCCAGACACCGTAGCCGTCCTCGAGCGCGTAGCTTGCCGCGTTCACGAATGGAATTACGGTGTTAGGATCGAGCATTTGCTCCGGACTCGCGGCGGAATTACGGCTGTAACCAATGCTAAAGTCCTCAGAGCCGCAACTAACCGCTGCTGCTGCTGCCAGAATGAATGGCAGCGCCTTCGGAAAGCCAAATGGATTCATTCTCATTAGCAAGACTTTCAGGACAGATAAGCGGTTTCGTTTGGTTGTAGAATATCGCCCTGTGTGGTTTCGTTGCCTGCGGCAAGCCGCTCTCCAAGTTCTTCACGTGATGCGCAAAGCCTGCCCGCCGCATCAGGTGGGCCATCATTGCAATATCGTTGCTGCTCATCGTTGACCTACTTGTTGAATGGATGATGTAGTGTGGAGATGAAAATACGAAGAGCGGCCGATGCAGATGTCTATTTTCATATGGTTCGCCGGTCATTATAGGGCACAAAACTTGGGCATAGCAACGCCACGCACCTCCTCCTGGGCGTATTCCATTATGGTTTCACGCTTGGATGTAACCTCAAAAGTGTGCAAATGGATCAGACGGTGTAGCCTTATCTGAACAAGAACGGGCTTGAGAGCCCAAAAGAGGAGGCATACCGTTTACGGCACCATAGCCAAATTCCCGGTCGAGTCCGGCAAAGCTTCAGATAGATCAGGGTCGTCTGGATCGAACTGTGACCCAGCCAGCGCGACAGATAGTTGATTGGGATGCCGCTGGTCAGCAAATGGCGGTCGTAACTGTGTCGCAGCGCATGATTGGAGGGGGAGCGATCGCGCCAGCGGTCGCCTCCCGTATCCAACGGTCCGCCGTCGAGCGCGATGCCTTTACTATCTTGTTTTCGGCAGCGATGTTGCCGAACTGAAGGTTGCTTGAGAGCGCGGAGTACAGCTCCGGATGCATCGGAACTATGCGAGCTTTCCTGCCCTTGCTCTGCCGGACGCGGAGTGTCGGAAGTTCCACAGCGAGCGAGATGTCGCCGACCTCAAGCGCCAGCGCCTTGGACACTCGCAGTCCCGCTCGCCATTCAATCATCATCAGGAGTCGCGCCCTGGGATTGGGAGCTGCGCGGAGCAGAGCGTTGACCTCGTAGGCTTCTATGTATCCGGCAGTTTCTTCTCGACCAGTTAGGTCGCGTGCTCTGCGATTGCGCGTGGCCGGTGCAGTCATAGAAATTTCGGGGAGGGTTTCGGTGGTCATGAGTGCGTCGCTATCAGTTTCCGTTCTATTCCTCCATAAAATATTTCAGGATCACGACCGGCAAATCAGGCACACGCCGAAAGTCGCTGTCGTTCGTGATGAAAAGACTGCATTTGGCATTTATATCTGATATATCTGACGCCGGGTGAAGCGAATCGGGCACCTTCAGTCTTGTCGCGGTACGTATCTCCACAGCTTGTTCCCATAGAGCGAGTGCGGTTGGGATCAACCTCACTTCATTCGAGTCCAAGATCGACCTAAATAGTCCATCCAAGACGCGGGTGCCGTCACGAAGAGGCTTGACGAGCGTTTCGAGGACAACCGGTTCGCTGCTGACGACGGTAAGTTGTCTGCTCTGCGCCTATCGCCATACCGGATCAAGCAGAGTGCGATAAGGTTCGAACGTTCCACGCTGTAAATGAATGCGGCGGCATCGAGGTATGTGGGACCCGTCGTTGGAATACTCAACCGTTCCACGACGCTCGCTCTTCCCTCAAGTACGAGTCCACTTCCTCAGCCGATTTGAAGAGCAGATGTCCGGGCGCTTCGTCGAGGATGTGAACAGCGGACCGACGAGCCGGTTCTGCCGGATAGAACACGACAACGTCGGCGGATTCCCCGACTGGTAGCTCTCTATCGACTATTTCGATTTTGCCTCCTAGGCAGCACAGCGGTCTTCAAGTGCAGCACTTTCTGCATGACTTTCACTTCCTCAGTAAATTAAGTGCGGTGGAGATGCCATTCGTTGCTACAGTCATTGTAGCGTGTCAGAACAAAATCGGCACAAGACACTTTCTCCGAGCGATTGTCCTGTATTGGCGTTAGGTTGTCGAGTTTAAGAAAGTGGTCCAGGCAGGAGCCGAGGTCTGGCGCGGGACATCTGTCTATATTACGTCCCGCTCGACTGTTGTTGCTCTCAAAGGCGCGAGTTAAGGACAGGCGGCGAGGATTTTCTCAAACTGACAAAGATAGGTGAACATTAACGTCTTCCGCGTTCCGTTAATCCCGATCCATTCCTGAGTCGCTGCGATGTTCTCTCCTCTTCGGAAAGCGGCATCCCGGCTTCCTTCATCACCCGTCGTACCGTGTGCTCAATGTCGATATAACTCACAGTTGGCAAGAACCCCGAATACAGTTCAGGATAGCGCGAGGTTTAATCACTCGGTAGCGTGCCGCGTTCTTTGATTTGAGTAGTGCAGGATTCTTCCGGCGAGTTGAGACAGTTCTTGTTCTCGATGTTGATGTCGTAATGGATCTGACTTATCTACCCGTTCGGGACGGTTCGCTGCTGTGCGGTTTTCAAAAGAGATTACTGCACAGGAGTTTTCCTGAGCCGCCATACGGCTGGCAACGGGTAAGATTACTTTCTCAACTGCCGGAGGCTTGGAGTTGATGGGTAATTGGGAAGCCTTTGCACATTTTCCGCCCAGCTCGCCTACCCGTCAATTCCCATGTCGTCCCATTTGTGATTTGCCGACTGTATTTGGCTGCGCGAGCGAGCGTTTTGCGGCCCCTCCGCAATCGATATTTTGTGAGCTTTCGGCCCTAAGTACGCGCGGAGTCTAACACCTACGATGTACGATAGGCCAGCGCGGGGTGTTCCGTGCGGCGCACACTTTCCGTGACGATAGCGCTGCTTTATGTGACAACCGCGACTTTTCGTGCAAAGCCTAATTTTTGTGCAATTTCGACTTATTATACAGAGCCGCCTTACGTTTCTATACCTAGCTTGCGACATAACTTGCGACAATAGGATGGGAGCATCGCCTCCGCTCATTCATTTGAAGCGAATCAGTTGCCAGGAGACTCTCTATGTCCGGTAGATTCGGTCTGTTGGCGGAACTGGACGCGCTCGCCGAGCAGTTCAACTTCGACCTCTCGATAATGCAGGACATCTACTCCCCGCGCTGGAACGTCCCTCCCACGGTCCCCGTGCTGACGGTGCATTCGTCGTCGAGTGAAGATCAGCCCGGCGAGAATACCGCCAGACTTCTGCACTGGGGTATGACGGGCGCGCGTCATCCGCGCTCCAGGGGAAGCAGCCGCCCGCTGTTCAACACCCGCGCAGAGACGGTGCATCGGCTGCTGTCTTTCCGGCAGCCGTTCAGAGAGCGCTGCTGTCTTATCCTCGCAAGCGGCTTCTACGAATGGGGGAGAGATGAATCCGGCCGCAGGACGCCGGTATGGTTCCACAGGGAGTACGGTGCGCCGGTTGCCTTCGCCGGCATCTGGTCCACCGAGCGCGCGGACGACGGGGACGTCGATACCTGCGTCGTCATAACATGCGCCGCGAATGATCTGGTTGCTCCCGTACATCACAGGATGCCGGTGATACTGCAGCCCGAAATGTACCGAGGATGGCTCGACCCGGATGCCGATGCAGAGGATCTGCTCGTGCTGGTACAGCTCTCAGAATGGCCCGAGGTTGCACACCATGCGGTATCCAAAGAAGTCAACCGCGCCGCCAACGACTATCCGGCGCTTGTGGAGCACGCGGTCAGGGAGATGCAGTTAGACCTGACCGCAGGCTCAGGTTCCTGAAGGGCATGGTGACAACCGGATTGCACGATGGTCAAAACGCTCAGACGGCTAGACACGCCCGCCACCGACGACGAACTGCACGCTGCCGCGCTGCAGTTCGTGCGGAAGATTAGCGGCTATTGCAAGCCGTCTCGCGCGAATGAAGAGGCGTTCAACCGGGCTGTAGATGAAATTTCACTGACGTCGAGGGCGCTGCTGGAGTCGCTAGTGTGCGGGCATTGGGTTCCGGCTAGATACACATCGAACGCTGGAACACCGGCGCGCAAGGAATCAGGGAACCTCCTTTCCGCAGGCGTAACGCTTGTACGTTCCTGAGCGGAGGAAACGTCGCATTATATAACCGGCAGTTCCCTACCCGTGTCCGACGCTTGATTTATGATGTCGATGAAACGATGCAGGTCAACCGCCGTGTCGAAGGTTGGCAGGCGCTCCTGTCCGGTTCGGATCGACTCGGCGAACAAGGTGTACAGTTGCCCGACGTTGAATGGGTCGCCCCGTGGAAAGTCGGACGGTACATAGACGAATCGCTCGGGTATAGTTAGGTCCTGCAATTCATTGCTTCTTTGCGCGCCCCGTATCCGCAGCATCTCGCCGCGCTGCGACGAGACACTCCCTGTTACTACCAGCGTGCCCTCTCTCCCGTATATCTCCATCCGGAACCCGCTGCCAGCCCAAGGGACGGCTCCGACATGGACGGACGCTGCCGCGCCGCTCTCCAACTGTCCACTGACTCGCACGTTGTCCGGGGATGTAACTTCCACAAACCGCTCGGTGTCGGTCTCGTACCATTGCTCTACCTGAGTGCTAACCATGGATGCCACGCGGGTGAAGTCGCCTGCTACAAAGCGCAGCGCGTCAATGACGTGTCCGTTGGCGATGGTCAGGGTGTTCGCGCCCTGACTGACGTCGCGCTGCCAGGTATCGCTGGAAGAGCGTTCCACCGATCCACCGCGCATGGTGGTCACATGACACGACAGCACCTCGCTCACGTAGCCGTCCTCGATCAGTTCCTTGACATACAGCAGCGCGGGACTGACTCGTGACTGAAGCCCTACGGCGGTTCGCACGCCCTTGCTGCGGGCGAGAGCAGCAAGTTCCTCAGCTTCGGCGGCGTTCTTCCCCAGAGGCCACTCGGTGAGGACATGCTTCCCGGCTTCGATGGCGGCTTTGGTTGGCTCGTAGTGCGATGGGACCCGTACGACCACGGCAACCGCGTCAATCTCCGGCGACACTGCCATTTCGCGGAAATCGTGGAAGGCGAGCTTCGCGCCAAAGGCCTGGCGAGCTTCTTCAGCACTCTCGGGCCGGGTGGTGCAGACTGCGGTAAATTCGACATCAGGACAGGCAAGTATTGCGGGGAAGTGCGACTGGGACGCCCAGGTTGAGTTAACATTCGCGCCGATATAGCCCAAGCGGATTTTGTTCGCCATGATACGTTCTCCTTTAGGTTGCTGTTATGCAGCGCTTTCTTGTACAAGACGATACCTGATCATAGTCGGGCACATGCTTCACAAATGCAATTCACTCCTGTCAATTCCAGCGGAGCGAGAAATCTAGGGGTGGCAACAGGTTTGCATTTTGCATGCAACGGTTTTATGTTCCTCACTGCGTTCGGAATGACAAGAAAGTGAGCGGGGACACTATTGTACCTAACGCATGTACAAATAGCAGCCTACGACGACCTGTTAGTGTTGGTCATAATCCATCTCAATCCCCATCCCTTCGGCAAGCTCAGGAAAGGCTCTTTCCCCTTGATGGGCTGAAAAGGGTAGGTATCTGGCATTTCAAATGTAATGCCGTTGCGCTTCAAGGGATTCAGATTTCTGCTGTCATTCCCAACGAAGTGAGGAATCTGGCGTCCTTGACTACGAATAGGCATATCTTATGACAGATATTTCAGATTCTTCACTCCGCTGCGCTGCGTTCAGAATGACAAAATGGATATGTTATGTACTGAAATCAACCTTTACCTACTCCTATCAGTCCTTAATTGGGGGAGGGACTAATGCAATTTTCTGTTGGCGACAATCACCCTGAAAGCCAATTCAGACTCAATGATATACTTCTGGCGCATCCGCTTTTGCGTTATTTTCTGTACAGTGTGAAAAAATGAGAAGCGCGGATCAATCGGTCGTTTCGGTCAATTCGGGGAAGACATGGTGACGGGAGTTTTCGACCCTCGCACGATAGCTTCGGTACATAGCGGAATTGGAGAGACCGGATATGAAGTTTGGCATTTATAGCTCCATCGCCGACCCGCCCAGGGGCGAGCGGCTGGACCAACGGATAGACGAGGTTATCGCCGAGGCGCGGCTTGCTGAAGAGGCGGGTTTCGACTCCTGCTTCTTCGGCGAGCATCACCAGGATAGAGACGGATTCCTACCGTCACCTCTGATCGTGGCGACGGCGGTGGCCGCCCACACGAGCACCTTGAACGTGGGCACGTCGGTAATCCTACTGCCGCTACACAATCCGGTACATCTGGCAGAGGATGTGATTACGCTGGACCTGGTGTCCAAGGAGAGATTCATCCTGGGGGTGGGTCTAGGATACCAGGAGGCGGATTTTCGAGCCTTCGAGGTGCCTATAGGCCAGCGTGTAGGCCGGTTCGAGGAGGGGATGGAGATTATCCGCCACTGCTGGAGCGGGGAACCCTTCTCATTCCACGGCAAGTACCACCAACTGGAGAACCTGCACATCCGCCCCAGTCCTTTCCAGAAGCCTGCGCCTCCCCTGTGGATTGGAGCCAGCACGCCGCGAGGAGCGCGCCGGGCCGGACGCATGGCTGACGGTTTCGTTGCCGGACCCAGCACGAATCTTGCCAACACCATCAAGCTGGTTGATGCCTACCGTGATGAGGCGGTAAAGATGGGACGGGAGCCGATGGTGGCGCTGATGCGGGACGCATGGGTTGCTGAGACCCACGCGGAGGCTGAGGCGGTGTACGGGCCGGAGGTGATGACTGCCTACAAGTATTACTGGCGCAACGGCCTGTCGGAGTTCCGCAGCATACGGTCGGAGGACGAGATTACCCCGGACAACCTGGGAGCGGACCGGCTGATACTGGGAGAGCCGCAAGAGTGTGTGGCAGAATTCCAGCGCTGGAGCGAGGCCGTGGGCGCGGAGTACTTCTTGCTACGTCTGCGTCACGCCCACTCGGGGGGACCACCTCACGAGAAGATAATGGACGCCATACGGCTGTTCGGCGAAGAAGTCATACCGGCCTGCGGTTAGAGAGATGTCCGTTATACTAGATTTTTCTCCGTAACAGCAGATGTGGTGAAAACGGGTGGAAGGTGACGAAGCGCAAGATGTGTCGTAAAGATGCTATTGCTCTGATCTACGGCTGGCACAGAGTTTACCGGGGTTTCAATTACAGAATTGTGGAGGAGGCAGAATGGCAATATACAGGGTATTTTCGGACGGCGATGGCGAGAGCCACATCGAGGACCTGAAACTGGAGGAGCATCCGGAACTGGGGGCACTGATCAGCGTATCCGAGGTGAGGGTGCAGGAATTCGACGGGTCTCGCCAAATGGACTTTCATCCTCTGCCGGAGCGCAGGCTGATCATCCATCTGTACGGCGAGGTGGAAATCGGAGCCAGCGACGGCGCGAAGCGGGTGCTGCGGGCCGGGGATATCCGGCTGATGGAAGATGTCAGCGGCAAGGGTCATACGCACAACGACCTGAGCCCATCTGCGGCGGTCTATGTCTTGCTGGCCGACTGATTCACCTGCTCAGAGGATGCGGGCGTTTCCGGAGAGTCTTTCACTAGCCGGTAGGCGATTCTTACCGGTGGGCGATTTTCGGCAATGAACATTTCAATAAACTATATTCCCCGCATAGGTCAATCTGGTAGAATGATTTTACGATTCAAATCAACCTTCCTAAATTAGTCCAACCCAAATTAGCCCACAAGGTATTCACTATTCCTCCAAGTTTCCACACAGTGCCTTTCATCTAGCACTTTCTTGCCGGGCTGTCCCAAGCAGATTTGCCTGTATTGACGCCTCTTGACCTAGGAGTCTGTATCCGTATGTCTTTACAATCCGTAAGCACGCGTCCGCGTTCTTCCCGCCACCTAAAGCGCCATGCCGTCATTTGCGCCGACTGCAATGAGTCCACGACGGTCCCGTTCCGTCCAAATCCCAGCAGGCCGGTGTACTGTCGCTCTTGTTTCAATGCTCGCCGGAACGACCAGTCCAACAGACCCGACGCACCTGCGAGTAAGACGCATGACGCGAACAACCGAGATGACAAGCTCGGCTCTTCATATGATGGAGTGCTTCCCGGTATCGAGTTGAGGCCCGCTACCAGACGGGCGCTTGCCTCGATGAACATTTCGCAACCCACACCCATTCAGACCAAGTCCATTCCGCCGCTTCTCGACGGCAAAGACCTTATTGGACAGGCGCGTACGGGTTCGGGAAAGACACTGGCCTTCGCAATACCACTCACCGAGGTATGCGACCCGACGACCGGGCGTGTCCAAGCGTTGGTTCTGGTGCCCACCCGCGAGCTTGCCATCCAGGTGGCGGATGTGACCAATGCCTTATGCTCAAAGCAACGGCTGCGAGTGTCGCTATTGTACGGCGGGCGCTCCGACAAGCCGGAAGCAGAGTTGAGGAACGGAGCGCAAATCATCATCGGGACGCCTGGGCGCACGCTCGACCACTTGCGGCAGGGAACCCTTGATCTGAGCGCAGTCCGATTTCTCGTGCTTGACGAGGCGGATGAAATGCTGGACAGGGGGTTTGCGAGAGACGTTGAGGCGATCCTAAGCCAGACAGCTTCCGATCGCCAGACCGCTCTACTCTCCGCGACCTTGCCGGACTGGGTGGCAACCACTGCCAAGAAGCACCTGCGTAACCCTGTGAGGGTGGAAGTTGACGCGGACCTGCGAGCGGCGCCAAGTGTGGAGCACTTGGTTTTTGCTATTCGCCCGAATGAGAAGATAAGGGCCCTTCGGACGCTTCTGGACGAGCAGGACGGCTCTCCGGTGATCGTCTTCGGAAGGACCAAGCGCGGCGTCAAAAAGCTGGCAAGGCAGCTCGATGATTTGGGCTATTCGGTTGGAGCGCTCCAGGGAAACCTGAGCCAAAATGCTCGCGAGCGCGTGATGACAGACTTTCGTTCCGGTGCCACACCAACTCTTGTGGCAACGAATGTGGCTGCGCGAGGCCTGGATATTGACGGTGTCTCACGGGTCATCAACTTTGACCTGCCAGACACGGACTTGCTCTTCACGCATCGAGTAGGCCGCACCGGCCGCATGGGACGTTCGGGTGAGGCGGTGACCTTCATCACACCGGATGAAGAGCGCAAATGGAGGGAGATCGAGCGGGGACTGGGCCGCAGGTTTCCAGTGAAATCGTGGAAATTCTAACCTGTGGCGATATCTATTGACATCAAAGTTGTCGCAAGGGACACAATGGCGGACGAGTTTCATTGTTGTCTGTAAGCCCTAATCAACATTTCCACATTCTTTGAGATGATTATAGGCGGTCAGGAATGTGCGAGCGTGGGCGAAAAATATTCGGAGTGCTTAATTTTGACCGATTGTAAGAACGAGAATATACGGAATCTTGCCATTATTGCCCATGTCGATCATGGAAAGACGACCCTTGTGGATGCGCTGTTGAAGCAGGGCAAGGTATTCAAGTCCCACCAAGAGGTCGGTACCCTGATCATGGATACCAACCCACTGGAGCGAGAGCGCGGAATCACCATCCTCGCCAAGAATGCCTCGGTCTCCTATGGAGATGTGAGGATTAACATTATCGACACGCCGGGCCACGCCGACTTCAGCGGCGAAGTGGAGCGAGTCATGAATATGGCTGACGGCTGCCTGCTGCTGGTGGACGCGGTGGATGGGCCGATGCCACAAACGACATACGTGCTTCGCCAAGCTCTGCGGCAGAATGTCACGCCGATGGTTGTCATCAATAAGATAG
It encodes the following:
- a CDS encoding DUF2277 domain-containing protein; its protein translation is MVKTLRRLDTPATDDELHAAALQFVRKISGYCKPSRANEEAFNRAVDEISLTSRALLESLVCGHWVPARYTSNAGTPARKESGNLLSAGVTLVRS
- a CDS encoding Gfo/Idh/MocA family oxidoreductase, producing the protein MANKIRLGYIGANVNSTWASQSHFPAILACPDVEFTAVCTTRPESAEEARQAFGAKLAFHDFREMAVSPEIDAVAVVVRVPSHYEPTKAAIEAGKHVLTEWPLGKNAAEAEELAALARSKGVRTAVGLQSRVSPALLYVKELIEDGYVSEVLSCHVTTMRGGSVERSSSDTWQRDVSQGANTLTIANGHVIDALRFVAGDFTRVASMVSTQVEQWYETDTERFVEVTSPDNVRVSGQLESGAAASVHVGAVPWAGSGFRMEIYGREGTLVVTGSVSSQRGEMLRIRGAQRSNELQDLTIPERFVYVPSDFPRGDPFNVGQLYTLFAESIRTGQERLPTFDTAVDLHRFIDIINQASDTGRELPVI
- a CDS encoding DEAD/DEAH box helicase, producing MSLQSVSTRPRSSRHLKRHAVICADCNESTTVPFRPNPSRPVYCRSCFNARRNDQSNRPDAPASKTHDANNRDDKLGSSYDGVLPGIELRPATRRALASMNISQPTPIQTKSIPPLLDGKDLIGQARTGSGKTLAFAIPLTEVCDPTTGRVQALVLVPTRELAIQVADVTNALCSKQRLRVSLLYGGRSDKPEAELRNGAQIIIGTPGRTLDHLRQGTLDLSAVRFLVLDEADEMLDRGFARDVEAILSQTASDRQTALLSATLPDWVATTAKKHLRNPVRVEVDADLRAAPSVEHLVFAIRPNEKIRALRTLLDEQDGSPVIVFGRTKRGVKKLARQLDDLGYSVGALQGNLSQNARERVMTDFRSGATPTLVATNVAARGLDIDGVSRVINFDLPDTDLLFTHRVGRTGRMGRSGEAVTFITPDEERKWREIERGLGRRFPVKSWKF
- a CDS encoding tyrosine-type recombinase/integrase; translated protein: MALDGGPLDTGGDRWRDRSPSNHALRHSYDRHLLTSGIPINYLSRWLGHSSIQTTLIYLKLCRTRPGIWLWCRKRYASSFGLSSPFLFR
- a CDS encoding LLM class flavin-dependent oxidoreductase; its protein translation is MKFGIYSSIADPPRGERLDQRIDEVIAEARLAEEAGFDSCFFGEHHQDRDGFLPSPLIVATAVAAHTSTLNVGTSVILLPLHNPVHLAEDVITLDLVSKERFILGVGLGYQEADFRAFEVPIGQRVGRFEEGMEIIRHCWSGEPFSFHGKYHQLENLHIRPSPFQKPAPPLWIGASTPRGARRAGRMADGFVAGPSTNLANTIKLVDAYRDEAVKMGREPMVALMRDAWVAETHAEAEAVYGPEVMTAYKYYWRNGLSEFRSIRSEDEITPDNLGADRLILGEPQECVAEFQRWSEAVGAEYFLLRLRHAHSGGPPHEKIMDAIRLFGEEVIPACG
- a CDS encoding SOS response-associated peptidase, producing the protein MSGRFGLLAELDALAEQFNFDLSIMQDIYSPRWNVPPTVPVLTVHSSSSEDQPGENTARLLHWGMTGARHPRSRGSSRPLFNTRAETVHRLLSFRQPFRERCCLILASGFYEWGRDESGRRTPVWFHREYGAPVAFAGIWSTERADDGDVDTCVVITCAANDLVAPVHHRMPVILQPEMYRGWLDPDADAEDLLVLVQLSEWPEVAHHAVSKEVNRAANDYPALVEHAVREMQLDLTAGSGS
- a CDS encoding tyrosine-type recombinase/integrase, giving the protein MTTETLPEISMTAPATRNRRARDLTGREETAGYIEAYEVNALLRAAPNPRARLLMMIEWRAGLRVSKALALEVGDISLAVELPTLRVRQSKGRKARIVPMHPELYSALSSNLQFGNIAAENKIVKASRSTADRWIREATAGAIAPPPIMRCDTVTTAIC
- a CDS encoding CRTAC1 family protein, whose protein sequence is MRMNPFGFPKALPFILAAAAAVSCGSEDFSIGYSRNSAASPEQMLDPNTVIPFVNAASYALEDGYGVWNDRPGVVIFDYNRDGYMDFYVTQMAGHANILYRNNGDETFTDVGETAGAALKDAHGTGTVACDINNDGFQDLYVGSWGNPADDLGFRSPQQGNLDALLLNMKDGTFADITFAAFGASVNARSAASVACADVNNDGWLDIFVGNLMDQDFRHFEDLNHPGHYNTLFLNNGDLTFEDITETAGVLGPQIMMRYPDGNPVSYRYPETGDTYEGYNPATIDAQGNRVGEPTGQTHAVLFFDFDDDGDQDLWVANDADRLHLYRNDSDTAGVRFTPMARSLGIDKVGAWMGFAVGDIDGDTDLDVFVPNVGFHPLIQPPRQVPRGTCEYFGRFATGTCSHFLLSNGGEGRFVDVANSTMVAPSPWFPPISMDPSTIHPDHKIPTGIAAYDFGFGATFFDYENDGDQDLYWFGSTMGRGGGPDGHIFPAAGRMLRGDNTGAFEDITVRARLLDITHVSYEGLADDPLARANPEALKARRIDRQMHENGKGLAHGDLNGDGFVDLIATNSSGDIYIPGLPGGPPATAPRTGPLFVWLNGHNANHWITLRLKGRMAIDGTGSNADGIGARVYLTAGGRTQVQEARAGSSYLSMDSIDLEFGLGVNDEVEEIKIFWPSGRTQVIEDIKSNQVMTIEEPKE